From Drosophila nasuta strain 15112-1781.00 chromosome X, ASM2355853v1, whole genome shotgun sequence, one genomic window encodes:
- the LOC132795338 gene encoding nucleolar and coiled-body phosphoprotein 1, which yields MRQRCFLTLFVASIVWLALANSAAGETRIEVDENGDEYELKRFYIQGRQLSGTGSKSQCVVTRRKRASRSMALPAAGVSVSSQSLSLSGALPNGAPEHREVVTDNSGKRRYVALTALQLENAEDDDEEEDDDDDEEQDDEEETQQSPPQTNLLAATFALPATSQPNAAHLPQGVSVVANAATHANVGGDAGIVVIESEQPPKVNPSTHAVFELKPLKQQLAPPQPLELQYWPQDMREFVNDAEADDDDDDEDDELFYYGPGYYDEYDHFVTEDSPVSTSAIWSTDNSDIHPVINEVNQHVDEDKKKQKQKRRKPSQESTGVKRKSQQQKKKRPIQQLDEEQPVEETSQKRKKQQQQQSNSVSSGVRRKPSKKPASSSVGSSSGSASAVSAASSSDSGSSSAMSNSNKRKRPSSGGNNKRKTSTSQRQKPKKKKSKKPRPSNGVSNSNPNKRRRPSGSSSSSSSSAAIGGYKRRRPQSGAALGAGANLTPAQRRRRKQQQQEKRRRQELQRRRRRRNKNRQNGGGNRRRYYGDEPIINCIYINKDPPATTTTARPFWNILGRDAANPAKPASAGSSAGVGGDVAGPVAGDFGLRKRTNLRFVA from the exons ATGAGGCAACGCTGCTTCTTAACGCTATTTGTGGCCAGCATTGTGTGGCTGGCATTGGCCAACAGTGCCGCAGGCGAGACAAGGATCGAGGTGGACGAGAATGGCGATGAATACGAACTTAAGCGTTTCTACATCCAGGGACGCCAACTGAGCGGCACCGGCAGCAAATCCCAATGCGTGGTGACGCGTCGGAAGCGCGCCAGTCGATCCATGGCATTGCCTGCCGCTGGCGTGAGTGTCAGCTCGCAATCGTTGAGCTTGAGTGGTGCTCTGCCAAATGGAGCTCCCGAGCATCGGGAGGTCGTAACAGACAACAGTGGCAAGCGTCGCTATGTCGCATTGACTGCGTTGCAACTGGAGAACGCCGAGGACGATGATGAGGAAGaggatgatgacgatgatgaggaaCAGGATGATGAGGAGGAGACCCAGC AGTCGCCCCCACAAACGAATCTGTTGGCTGCCACCTTTGCTCTGCCCGCCACCTCGCAACCGAATGCTGCCCACTTGCCACAAGGCGTCAGCGTCGTGGCCAATGCAGCGACGCATGCCAATGTTGGCGGCGATGCGGGCATTGTGGTCATCGAATCCGAGCAGCCACCCAAGGTGAATCCCAGCACACACGCGGTGTTCGAGTTGAAGCCCCTGAAGCAACAGTTGGCCCCACCACAGCCTCTTGAGCTCCAGTATTGGCCTCAGGATATGCGTGAATTTGTGAACGATGCCGAAgctgatgacgatgatgatgatgaggacgaTGAGTTGTTCTACTATGGACCGGGCTACTATGATGAGTATGATCATTTTGTCACCGAGGACAGTCCGGTGAGCACCTCGGCCATTTGGAGCACCGATAATAGCGATATTCACCCGGTGATCAATGAAGTTAATCAGCATGTGGATGAGGACaagaagaaacagaagcagaagcgcAGAAAACCCAGCCAGGAGTCCACGGGAGTGAAGCGCaagtcgcagcagcagaagaagaagcgtcCCATTCAGCAGCTAGATGAAGAGCAACCCGTCGAGGAGACATCTCAGAAGCGtaagaaacaacagcagcagcagagcaacaGCGTCAGCAGCGGTGTCCGACGCAAGCCAAGCAAGAAGCCAGCTAGCTCCTCTGTCGGTTCTTCCTCCGGTTCAGCTTCCGCTGTGAGTGCCGCCTCCAGCTCCGATTCCGGAAGCTCTTCAGCCATGTCCAACTCGAACAAGCGCAAGCGTCCATCGAgcggtggcaacaacaagcgCAAGACGAGCACTAGTCAGCGCCAGAagccgaagaagaagaagtcaAAGAAGCCCAGACCCAGTAACGGTGTCTCCAACTCTAATCCGAACAAGCGCAGACGTCCCAGCGGCTCCTcttcctcatcctcatcctcagcCGCCATCGGTGGCTACAAGCGTCGTCGTCCCCAATCGGGAGCTGCATTGGGAGCTGGCGCAAATCTGACCCCGGCgcaacgtcgtcgtcgcaagcaacagcagcaggagaagcGTCGTCGCCAGGAGCtgcagcgtcgtcgtcgtcgtcggaaCAAGAATCGTCAGAATGGCGGTGGAAACCGTCGTCGCTATTACGGCGATGAGCCCATCATCAATTGCATCTACATCAACAAGGATCCACCAGCGACCACAACCACAGCGCGTCCCTTCTGGAACATCCTCGGACGTGATGCAGCCAATCCTGCCAAGCCAGCGTCAGCTGGATCATCAGCTGGAGTAGGAGGAGATGTTGCCGGTCCAGTTGCTGGCGACTTTGGACTTCGCAAGCGCACAAATCTGCGTTTTGTTGCCTAA